A single Bacteroidota bacterium DNA region contains:
- a CDS encoding PspC domain-containing protein yields MNKTVISNISGMIFHLNEDAYDKLNVYLQTIGSYFNASEGKAEIMADIEARIAEMFKAKITATNQVITDSDVDEVIAIMGQPEEFVDGQSPPVQGQQTRNRIFRDPDNRIFGGVCSGLSAYFGISDPIWLRLLFVLMLFIFGTGPLLYIILWIIIPQAKTSAEKLEMKGEPVNINNISKSVHEEFEGIKKKFNEFSTEAKNINKSENYAKIKYTANRFTDFILNILRLAIVSIGKLFGFLLILFSIVFLVSIIVLFVGSNVFIDAGLDSVSGFSFNEVFVYFFSSPEQMRLVKIALFLVLFVPFFSLLIAGIKILFNIKRKISGMGSVFFIFWLAGIAILIFSAFKLSSDFSNKASLVNEISPTQITSDILYIGMNELNSPNFTFKADSKACIFHIEDEHVLVGYPKLNIIASESDSFKINITNTSFGSNKKEAVERSKRIGYNYIQADSLIVFDGFYKIEQEDKYRLQQVYITVRVPEGKSVELNPLLKKMLYNVENTDNIEDKNMAGKRWKMTPHGLKCENC; encoded by the coding sequence ATGAATAAAACGGTAATTAGTAATATTAGTGGAATGATTTTTCACTTAAATGAGGATGCTTACGATAAACTGAATGTTTATTTGCAAACAATAGGCAGTTATTTTAATGCTTCCGAAGGCAAGGCAGAAATAATGGCTGATATTGAAGCCAGGATAGCAGAAATGTTTAAAGCGAAAATTACAGCAACCAATCAGGTAATAACTGATTCGGATGTAGATGAAGTAATTGCCATAATGGGACAGCCAGAGGAATTTGTGGATGGTCAAAGCCCTCCTGTACAAGGCCAACAAACAAGAAACAGGATATTCAGGGATCCGGACAACAGGATATTTGGAGGAGTTTGTTCTGGATTATCTGCCTATTTTGGAATTAGTGACCCCATTTGGTTACGTCTTTTATTTGTATTGATGCTTTTTATTTTTGGAACAGGCCCATTATTATATATTATTCTTTGGATAATTATTCCACAAGCCAAAACATCGGCTGAAAAGCTCGAAATGAAAGGCGAACCAGTTAATATCAATAATATAAGCAAATCTGTTCATGAAGAATTTGAAGGAATAAAAAAAAAATTCAACGAATTTTCTACCGAAGCTAAAAACATAAACAAATCTGAAAATTACGCTAAGATAAAATATACAGCAAATCGGTTTACTGATTTTATATTGAATATATTACGCTTAGCAATTGTTTCAATCGGAAAGTTGTTCGGATTTCTATTAATCCTATTCTCTATCGTATTTTTAGTGAGTATTATAGTATTATTTGTTGGAAGCAATGTATTTATTGATGCAGGTTTGGATAGTGTTTCCGGATTCTCATTCAATGAAGTTTTTGTTTATTTTTTCAGCTCCCCTGAGCAAATGAGATTAGTGAAAATTGCATTGTTCCTGGTTTTGTTTGTTCCATTTTTTTCATTGTTAATAGCAGGTATTAAAATTCTATTTAATATAAAGAGAAAAATAAGTGGAATGGGATCGGTATTTTTTATTTTCTGGCTTGCAGGAATTGCAATATTAATTTTCAGCGCCTTTAAATTGTCTTCTGATTTTTCAAATAAGGCTTCACTTGTAAATGAAATTTCACCCACACAAATAACAAGCGATATCCTATATATTGGAATGAACGAATTAAACAGCCCAAATTTCACATTCAAGGCCGATTCTAAAGCATGTATTTTTCATATTGAGGATGAACATGTATTGGTAGGTTATCCAAAATTAAATATTATTGCATCTGAATCAGATAGTTTTAAAATTAATATTACCAATACAAGTTTCGGATCTAATAAAAAAGAAGCCGTAGAGCGTAGCAAAAGAATAGGGTATAATTATATACAAGCTGATTCCCTTATTGTTTTTGATGGTTTTTATAAAATAGAACAGGAAGATAAATACAGGTTGCAACAAGTATACATAACTGTAAGAGTTCCAGAAGGAAAATCCGTTGAGTTAAACCCCCTGCTTAAAAAAATGCTTTACAATGTTGAAAATACAGATAATATTGAGGATAAAAACATGGCTGGAAAAAGATGGAAAATGACACCCCATGGATTAAAATGTGAGAATTGCTAA
- a CDS encoding TerC family protein → MEFLFSLEGLISLLTLTVLEIVLGIDNIIFISIVAGKLPAEKQFKARLIGLSLALIMRIALLFAITWIIGLTKPLFTLFDFTASWRDLILFAGGLFLMAKSTTEIHSKVSGDEDVKSLIKKQMSFSTAVIQIVLLDIVFSFDSILTAIGLTKEFIIMVIAVVIALIIMLVFSGKVSNFVNNHPTVKILALSFLLMIGMLLVFDSFHLHVPKGYVYFSLAFSMFIEVLNLRMRKNIQKE, encoded by the coding sequence ATGGAATTTCTTTTTTCGCTGGAAGGGCTAATTAGCCTTTTGACTTTAACTGTTTTAGAAATAGTTTTAGGAATTGATAATATTATTTTTATTTCCATAGTTGCTGGAAAACTACCGGCAGAAAAACAGTTTAAAGCAAGGTTAATTGGTTTGAGCCTTGCTTTAATAATGCGTATTGCTTTGCTTTTTGCCATAACATGGATTATAGGATTAACCAAACCCTTATTTACTCTTTTTGATTTTACTGCCAGTTGGAGAGATTTAATACTTTTTGCAGGAGGTCTTTTCCTTATGGCAAAAAGCACTACTGAGATTCATAGTAAGGTAAGTGGGGATGAGGATGTAAAATCATTGATTAAAAAACAAATGAGTTTTTCAACAGCTGTTATTCAGATTGTTTTGCTTGATATTGTTTTTTCATTTGACTCTATTCTTACTGCAATAGGTCTTACAAAAGAATTTATTATTATGGTAATTGCCGTAGTAATTGCATTGATTATAATGCTTGTTTTTTCTGGAAAGGTCAGTAATTTTGTCAACAATCATCCAACGGTTAAAATACTTGCCTTATCCTTTTTATTAATGATTGGAATGTTGCTTGTTTTTGATTCATTTCACCTTCATGTTCCCAAAGGTTATGTTTATTTTTCACTGGCATTTTCAATGTTTATTGAAGTGCTGAATTTACGAATGAGAAAAAATATTCAGAAAGAGTAG
- a CDS encoding cation:proton antiporter — translation MELILKWWEVNFPIVDPVLIFSLVLFIILLSPILLQRFRVPAVVGLLLAGVVIGPHALNLLERDKSFELFGMVGLLYIMFLAGLELDLTQFRKNKSKSLVFGFITFLIPQALGILVAFYILNFNIISSVLLASMFASHTLIAYPVVSRLGITRTQVVTVIIGGTLVTNIIALMILSVITSMSRGELETLFWVEFLVSLSIYGFIVFWGIPKIGRWFFKNFEGQGGTHYIFVLAVVFAASYFANAAKIEPIIGAFIAGLAMNKLIPNTSPLMNRIDFIGNNLFIPFFLIGVGMLINLRVFFNGTEALKVAALMIVVALLSKWIAAFITQKIFNYSKIEKNLMFGLSSAQAASTLAAVTIGFNLGLLNENVLNGTILMILFTCLISSFVTEKAGRELAIIEGNKAPDLWDIPNRVLVPISNPATIENLMDLAIMIKNDISNEPIFALAVVKDDVDAKEKLVLSERMLEKAISHASSTENAVRVVTRVDLNIASGVIRAIRDLMITEVIIGWNAKISAKSNIFGNILDVLLENSEQMILVSKIINPLNTIDKIVVLVPPNAEYEKGFIHWVRTIKKLSKQTGASVVFYSSDFTKEKLIAATKATKPAISSSYKEFNEWDDFSSLSKEIKADDLLVIISARKSTVSYKHFLDNVPKNLAKYFESSNFIIVFPEQTLEPDVFKHMQ, via the coding sequence ATGGAACTTATACTAAAGTGGTGGGAGGTAAATTTCCCCATTGTTGATCCGGTATTAATATTTTCTCTTGTACTGTTTATTATCCTGTTATCTCCAATTTTGCTTCAAAGATTCAGGGTTCCTGCTGTGGTGGGGCTTTTATTAGCGGGGGTTGTTATTGGTCCCCATGCTTTGAATCTTCTTGAAAGGGATAAGAGTTTTGAGTTGTTTGGAATGGTAGGCCTTTTGTATATCATGTTTTTGGCCGGCCTTGAGCTGGACCTTACACAATTCCGAAAGAATAAAAGTAAAAGTCTTGTATTTGGTTTCATTACTTTTTTAATTCCCCAGGCTCTTGGAATTTTGGTTGCCTTCTACATTCTGAATTTTAATATTATATCTTCTGTATTATTGGCCAGTATGTTCGCCTCCCATACCTTAATTGCCTATCCGGTAGTTAGCAGGTTAGGGATTACCCGTACCCAGGTTGTAACCGTAATAATTGGTGGTACACTGGTAACAAATATCATAGCCCTTATGATTTTATCTGTGATTACTAGTATGTCCAGGGGAGAGTTAGAAACTTTGTTTTGGGTAGAATTTTTAGTTTCACTTTCGATTTATGGATTTATTGTTTTTTGGGGAATACCAAAAATTGGAAGGTGGTTTTTCAAAAACTTTGAAGGGCAGGGAGGAACTCATTATATTTTCGTTCTTGCTGTTGTTTTTGCTGCTTCTTATTTTGCCAATGCAGCTAAAATAGAGCCTATAATTGGGGCCTTTATTGCCGGGCTTGCAATGAATAAATTAATTCCAAACACCTCTCCTCTAATGAACAGGATAGATTTTATTGGAAACAATTTATTCATTCCATTTTTCCTTATTGGAGTTGGAATGTTAATAAATTTGAGGGTGTTTTTTAATGGAACAGAGGCATTGAAAGTTGCAGCCCTTATGATTGTTGTTGCACTTCTAAGTAAATGGATCGCAGCATTTATTACTCAAAAAATATTTAATTATTCCAAAATTGAAAAAAATCTAATGTTTGGATTAAGTTCAGCACAGGCTGCCTCCACACTTGCTGCTGTAACTATTGGGTTTAACCTTGGCCTTTTAAATGAAAATGTATTGAATGGGACCATTTTAATGATCCTGTTTACATGTCTGATCAGTTCTTTTGTAACAGAGAAAGCAGGCCGGGAACTGGCAATTATTGAGGGTAACAAAGCCCCCGATCTGTGGGATATTCCAAATAGAGTATTAGTTCCTATTTCTAATCCTGCAACAATTGAAAATCTAATGGATCTTGCCATTATGATAAAAAATGATATTTCAAATGAGCCAATTTTTGCACTGGCTGTGGTAAAGGATGATGTAGATGCAAAAGAGAAACTGGTTTTGAGTGAGAGGATGCTTGAAAAAGCAATTAGCCATGCCTCATCTACAGAAAATGCAGTTAGGGTTGTAACCCGGGTTGATTTAAATATTGCAAGCGGTGTAATTAGGGCCATTAGAGATTTAATGATTACTGAAGTTATAATTGGCTGGAACGCTAAAATAAGTGCTAAAAGCAATATTTTTGGTAACATTTTAGATGTATTGCTTGAAAATTCGGAACAAATGATACTGGTTAGTAAAATCATTAATCCACTTAATACTATTGATAAAATAGTTGTACTTGTACCACCAAATGCAGAATATGAAAAAGGTTTTATTCATTGGGTGAGAACAATTAAAAAACTTTCAAAACAAACCGGAGCAAGTGTTGTGTTTTATTCTTCAGATTTTACAAAGGAAAAATTAATTGCTGCTACAAAAGCCACAAAGCCTGCAATTAGCTCTTCTTACAAAGAGTTTAATGAATGGGATGATTTTTCGTCTTTATCAAAGGAAATTAAAGCTGATGATTTGCTGGTGATCATTAGTGCCCGTAAATCTACAGTTTCCTATAAGCATTTCCTTGATAATGTTCCAAAAAATCTTGCAAAATATTTTGAATCCTCTAACTTTATTATTGTGTTTCCAGAACAAACCCTGGAGCCAGATGTTTTTAAACATATGCAATAA
- the rho gene encoding transcription termination factor Rho produces the protein MYDIIELNSKLVSELRDIAKNLNIPKFDTLKKQELVYQILDYQAIKSVKKEDFTESKSEKRPIEKPRIPRKSFVSKSTPDHHSQVSTETNEIERVKPPSEVADNSDYRDFGNKAKPESEKPLVEIEAPLEIESNKNIPQEIGSSDVQRERKFPEQKKPGQFKNPNQNPNQNLNLNPNQNPNPNPNQNPNPNPNQNQNQNPNQNPNQNRRNEPLFNFDGIIISEGVLEIMPDGYGFLRSSDYNYLNSPDDIYVSQSQIKLFGLKTGDTVKGSVRPPKEGEKYFPLIKVDKINGQDPAIVRDRVPFDYLTPLFPEQRLQLTSKRSSQSMRIMDMFTPIGKGQRGLIVAQPKTGKTTLLKEVANAIAENHPEVYLIILLIDERPEEVTDMARSVKAEVISSTFDEPAERHVKVANIVLEKAKRLVECGHDVVILLDSITRLARAYNTVSPASGKVLSGGVDANALHKPKRFFGAARKIENGGSLTILATALTDTGSKMDEVIFEEFKGTGNMELQLDRKLSNKRLYPAIDINISSTRREDLLLDKESLQRIWVLRNLLSDMNSVEAMQFLQDRMRNTKTNEEFLISMNG, from the coding sequence ATGTACGATATAATTGAGTTGAATAGTAAACTTGTGAGTGAGCTTAGAGATATAGCAAAAAACTTAAACATTCCCAAATTCGATACCCTAAAAAAACAGGAATTGGTATATCAGATATTAGATTATCAAGCCATAAAATCCGTTAAAAAAGAAGACTTTACAGAATCAAAATCTGAAAAAAGACCAATAGAAAAGCCAAGAATTCCAAGAAAAAGTTTTGTTTCTAAAAGCACTCCAGATCACCATTCCCAGGTAAGTACAGAAACAAATGAAATTGAACGGGTTAAACCTCCTTCAGAAGTTGCCGACAATTCAGATTACAGGGATTTTGGAAATAAAGCAAAACCAGAATCTGAGAAACCTTTGGTGGAAATAGAAGCTCCATTGGAAATTGAAAGCAATAAAAATATTCCTCAAGAGATTGGTTCATCTGATGTGCAGAGAGAAAGAAAATTTCCTGAGCAAAAAAAACCGGGACAGTTTAAAAACCCGAACCAAAACCCGAACCAAAATTTAAACCTTAATCCAAACCAAAACCCTAATCCAAACCCAAACCAAAACCCAAATCCAAACCCAAACCAAAATCAAAACCAAAATCCAAACCAAAATCCAAACCAAAATCGCAGAAATGAACCTTTGTTTAATTTTGATGGGATCATTATTAGTGAAGGAGTTCTAGAGATAATGCCGGATGGTTATGGATTTTTAAGGTCATCAGATTACAATTACCTGAATTCTCCAGATGATATTTATGTTTCCCAATCTCAAATTAAATTATTTGGTTTAAAAACCGGAGATACTGTAAAAGGAAGTGTACGCCCACCAAAAGAAGGTGAAAAATATTTTCCACTTATTAAAGTAGATAAAATAAATGGACAGGATCCTGCCATTGTGAGAGATCGTGTACCCTTTGATTACCTTACACCCTTGTTTCCAGAGCAAAGATTGCAACTGACTTCCAAAAGAAGTTCCCAGTCCATGCGCATAATGGATATGTTTACCCCTATTGGTAAAGGACAGCGTGGATTAATTGTTGCTCAACCTAAGACAGGAAAAACGACTCTTCTGAAAGAGGTGGCTAATGCTATTGCTGAAAATCATCCTGAAGTTTATCTTATTATATTATTGATTGATGAGAGACCTGAAGAGGTTACTGATATGGCAAGAAGCGTAAAGGCAGAAGTAATTTCTTCTACTTTTGATGAACCCGCAGAAAGGCATGTTAAGGTTGCAAACATTGTATTGGAAAAAGCAAAGAGATTGGTTGAATGTGGACATGATGTTGTTATCCTTTTGGATTCAATTACAAGGCTTGCCAGAGCTTATAACACTGTGTCTCCAGCCTCAGGAAAGGTTCTTTCGGGAGGTGTGGATGCCAATGCACTTCACAAACCAAAAAGATTTTTTGGCGCTGCAAGAAAAATTGAAAATGGAGGTTCCCTTACAATTCTTGCAACTGCCCTTACCGATACTGGTTCAAAAATGGATGAAGTTATTTTTGAAGAGTTTAAAGGAACGGGTAATATGGAATTGCAGCTTGATCGTAAACTTTCCAATAAGCGATTGTATCCTGCAATTGATATTAATATTTCAAGTACAAGAAGAGAAGATTTGCTTTTAGATAAGGAATCTCTTCAGAGAATTTGGGTTTTAAGAAATCTGCTTTCTGATATGAATTCAGTTGAGGCTATGCAGTTCCTACAGGATAGAATGAGAAATACCAAGACTAATGAGGAGTTCCTAATCTCAATGAACGGATAA
- a CDS encoding DUF4199 domain-containing protein, which yields MRQLVFKYALAVSAASISLKLVIFFTENQFSKMGDYSSYLIFLFILIGVYFGMRNARTLNSSHTQSFRENINTGCKIAAMNALVMGVFIYVYYNFIDSAYFTEKIRNTLSLMTENNYTKEQMKEYYLNARLLFFAADKVASFTLFGYLLLGCFYAVVSGFVLRKNAVSGI from the coding sequence GTGAGGCAACTTGTTTTTAAATATGCTTTAGCCGTTTCTGCAGCTTCAATTTCTTTAAAATTGGTAATATTTTTCACCGAAAATCAGTTCTCCAAAATGGGCGATTATTCAAGCTATTTGATTTTCTTGTTTATTCTAATTGGGGTTTATTTTGGAATGCGCAATGCCAGGACCTTAAACAGCAGCCATACTCAGAGTTTTAGGGAAAACATAAATACAGGCTGTAAAATAGCTGCAATGAATGCGCTCGTTATGGGTGTTTTTATTTATGTTTATTATAATTTTATAGATTCAGCATATTTTACCGAAAAAATAAGGAATACCCTTTCCCTTATGACGGAAAATAATTATACTAAAGAGCAAATGAAGGAATATTACCTAAATGCTCGACTGTTATTTTTTGCTGCAGATAAAGTAGCCTCTTTTACTCTTTTTGGTTATTTACTTCTTGGATGTTTTTATGCTGTTGTTTCTGGCTTTGTTTTAAGAAAGAATGCAGTTTCAGGTATTTGA
- a CDS encoding DUF2179 domain-containing protein produces the protein MEGFDYNNWILFPLLIFFARVCDVSLGTLRSVLAAKGHKKIVPFIGFFEVLIWLAAISQIFQNLNNNWLFYFAWAGGYATGSYIGLVLEEKIALGVQVVRIITNQSCEKLISALDREKYGLTIVDAQGARGPVKILFTTVKRINVGKVIDLINEYNPNAFFSVEDVKSASQIYIPALDKKVSFFRRILPVRK, from the coding sequence ATGGAAGGTTTTGATTATAACAATTGGATTTTATTCCCACTTCTGATTTTTTTTGCAAGGGTTTGTGATGTTAGCCTGGGTACCTTACGTTCTGTATTAGCCGCAAAAGGACATAAAAAAATTGTTCCTTTCATAGGATTTTTTGAAGTGTTGATTTGGCTGGCTGCAATCAGCCAAATTTTTCAAAATTTAAACAACAACTGGCTTTTTTATTTCGCATGGGCTGGAGGATATGCAACGGGAAGTTATATTGGATTGGTTTTGGAAGAAAAAATAGCCTTGGGTGTACAGGTAGTTAGAATAATAACCAATCAAAGCTGTGAAAAGCTTATCTCTGCCTTGGATAGGGAAAAATATGGCCTTACCATTGTGGATGCCCAAGGTGCCAGAGGGCCCGTTAAAATACTTTTCACAACGGTAAAAAGAATAAATGTTGGTAAAGTAATTGACCTTATTAATGAATATAACCCCAACGCCTTCTTTTCTGTGGAGGATGTAAAATCAGCAAGCCAGATTTATATTCCTGCTCTTGATAAAAAAGTTTCTTTTTTCAGAAGAATTCTTCCGGTAAGAAAATAA
- a CDS encoding aminotransferase class I/II-fold pyridoxal phosphate-dependent enzyme → MKFDPASSVQDHQYFGEFGGVNPSIEDSSTYTFLKADKMEEIFETSLEGCYLYSRHWNPTNKYLSDTLAALENTESAQVASSGMGAISCTVMQICSSGDEIVSARTVYGGTYALFKNFLPKFNVHTTFVNIINLEEVKKAITPKTKILYCETLSNPLLEVADIAALSKIAKAHNLKLVVDNTFTPMIVTPVNLGADIVIHSLTKYINGSSDTVAGVICANNEFITSLSDVNNGASMLLGPVMDSMRAASILKNLRTLHIRVKQHSKNAQFLSERLKTLGIKVVYPGMTEHPQHELLTNMMNTEFGYSGMLLMDVGSKKRAYQLMEMMQEEKIGYLAVSLGFYKTLFSAPGSSTSSEIPEDERTETGVSEGLVRMSIGLDNDIERTYSKIKECFNKLD, encoded by the coding sequence ATGAAGTTTGATCCAGCAAGCAGTGTTCAGGACCATCAATATTTTGGAGAATTTGGAGGGGTAAATCCCTCAATTGAAGATTCATCTACCTATACTTTTTTAAAGGCAGATAAAATGGAGGAAATTTTCGAAACTTCTCTTGAAGGATGTTACCTTTATTCCAGACATTGGAACCCAACAAATAAATATCTTTCAGATACACTTGCTGCTCTAGAAAACACAGAATCAGCTCAGGTTGCTTCCTCTGGAATGGGAGCTATTAGTTGTACAGTAATGCAAATATGTAGTAGCGGGGATGAAATAGTTAGCGCAAGAACTGTATATGGGGGAACTTATGCATTATTTAAAAACTTTTTGCCCAAATTTAATGTCCATACCACTTTTGTAAATATTATAAATCTTGAAGAGGTAAAAAAAGCCATTACTCCAAAAACTAAAATACTTTATTGTGAAACTCTGAGCAATCCTTTGCTTGAAGTTGCAGATATTGCTGCCTTATCTAAAATTGCGAAGGCACATAATCTAAAATTAGTAGTGGATAATACCTTCACTCCAATGATAGTTACTCCTGTTAATTTGGGAGCTGATATTGTAATACATAGTTTAACCAAATACATTAACGGTTCAAGCGATACTGTTGCGGGAGTAATATGCGCAAACAATGAATTTATTACCAGTTTGAGCGATGTTAATAATGGAGCTTCAATGTTATTGGGCCCTGTAATGGATAGCATGCGTGCAGCAAGCATCTTGAAAAATTTAAGAACACTTCACATACGAGTTAAACAACACAGTAAAAATGCCCAATTTTTATCCGAGCGGTTGAAAACACTAGGTATAAAAGTTGTTTATCCAGGAATGACAGAACACCCACAACATGAACTTTTAACCAATATGATGAATACCGAATTTGGTTATAGCGGAATGCTTTTAATGGATGTAGGTTCTAAAAAAAGGGCATATCAGCTAATGGAAATGATGCAGGAGGAAAAAATTGGTTATTTAGCCGTTAGTCTTGGATTTTACAAAACTTTATTCAGCGCTCCGGGAAGTAGTACATCATCTGAAATACCAGAGGATGAAAGAACAGAAACAGGAGTCTCTGAAGGTTTGGTGAGAATGTCAATTGGTTTGGACAATGATATTGAGAGAACATACAGTAAAATAAAAGAATGCTTTAATAAATTAGATTAA
- a CDS encoding Na+/H+ antiporter NhaC family protein, giving the protein MSILPPLVAILMALFFREVISSLFLGIFIGTGIIHFYLHGITGIFSGFLAVLDTYILKSLENWDHLSIIIFSMIIGSMVTVISKNGGMQGVVDKISVYAKTALSGQITTYFLGIVIFFDDYANTLVVGNTMRPVTDRLNISREKLSYIVDSTAAPIAAIAFVTTWIGAQLGYIKDSIGVIDGLDESAYSVFINSLQFAFYPIFTLFFILVLILKARDFGPMLKAERRARGIAGNSIHNTLSGDNEELASLEPVKGITAKWYNAVIPVLVVIFGTIAGLLYTGWDTEIWNDPAISLARKISHIIGNANSYHALLWSSLSGLATAVILTLSQRIMDIHATMESMMKGFKTMLGAVMILVLAWSLALVTEDMHTANFITGIMLSVDVNPIFIPAITFILAALVAFSTGSSWGTMAILYPLMLPATWYICMETGLSEETTLMIFYNVVSTVLAGSVLGDHSSPISDTTILSSLASSCNHIEHVRTQLPYALTVGAVAMVFGTIPGAMGVSSYITFPFGFLILFLIVHFFGKSSEKA; this is encoded by the coding sequence ATGTCAATACTTCCACCCCTGGTGGCCATACTGATGGCGCTTTTTTTTAGAGAAGTAATAAGTTCATTATTTCTGGGTATTTTTATTGGAACTGGAATTATTCACTTTTATTTACATGGAATAACCGGAATATTTAGTGGATTTCTGGCCGTTCTTGACACCTACATTTTAAAGTCATTGGAAAATTGGGATCACCTTTCCATTATCATCTTTTCTATGATAATAGGTTCCATGGTAACCGTTATTTCAAAGAATGGGGGTATGCAAGGCGTTGTGGATAAAATTTCTGTTTATGCCAAAACCGCTCTTTCAGGACAAATTACAACTTATTTTTTAGGAATCGTGATATTTTTTGATGATTATGCCAATACACTTGTGGTTGGAAATACGATGAGGCCTGTAACAGACAGATTAAATATTTCACGGGAAAAATTAAGCTATATTGTTGATTCTACAGCAGCCCCTATTGCAGCTATTGCATTTGTAACTACTTGGATTGGGGCTCAATTGGGTTACATTAAAGATAGTATTGGAGTAATTGACGGATTAGATGAAAGCGCTTATTCTGTTTTTATCAATTCCTTGCAGTTTGCATTTTATCCTATTTTTACTTTGTTTTTTATTTTAGTGCTTATTTTAAAAGCCAGAGATTTTGGCCCCATGCTAAAAGCCGAACGAAGAGCAAGAGGAATTGCAGGAAATAGTATCCACAATACTCTTTCAGGGGATAATGAAGAACTTGCATCGCTTGAACCTGTAAAAGGAATAACAGCAAAATGGTACAATGCTGTTATTCCCGTTTTGGTTGTTATATTTGGAACAATAGCTGGTCTGTTATATACAGGGTGGGATACGGAAATTTGGAATGATCCTGCCATTAGTTTAGCCAGAAAAATTTCCCATATTATTGGAAATGCTAATTCCTACCATGCATTATTGTGGTCCTCGCTTTCAGGGCTGGCAACGGCTGTTATACTTACCCTTTCACAAAGAATTATGGATATTCATGCCACAATGGAATCTATGATGAAGGGTTTTAAAACAATGCTTGGGGCAGTAATGATACTTGTTCTTGCTTGGTCTCTGGCACTAGTAACAGAGGATATGCACACCGCAAATTTTATTACCGGCATTATGCTTTCTGTTGATGTTAACCCAATTTTTATTCCTGCAATCACTTTTATTCTTGCGGCTTTGGTAGCTTTTTCCACTGGCTCTTCCTGGGGTACAATGGCAATCCTATATCCACTCATGCTGCCTGCAACCTGGTATATTTGTATGGAAACAGGTCTTTCAGAGGAAACAACGCTAATGATATTTTATAATGTAGTGTCTACAGTTTTAGCTGGTTCTGTTCTGGGGGATCACAGCTCTCCTATATCAGACACAACTATTTTAAGTTCCCTTGCTTCCTCATGCAACCATATTGAACATGTAAGAACACAATTGCCCTATGCTTTAACTGTTGGAGCTGTTGCCATGGTTTTTGGAACCATTCCCGGAGCAATGGGAGTTTCCTCCTATATTACATTCCCTTTTGGCTTTTTGATCCTCTTCCTGATTGTTCACTTTTTTGGAAAAAGCTCAGAAAAAGCCTAA
- a CDS encoding PadR family transcriptional regulator, with protein MNPENVKQQMRKGILEFCILSILSRGDAYPSEIIARLKEAKLIVVEGTLYPLLTRLKNEGLLSYRWEESLSGPPRKYYELTSIGEAFLASLKESWKELVQAVESILNQKQNE; from the coding sequence ATGAACCCGGAAAATGTAAAGCAACAAATGCGAAAAGGAATACTGGAATTCTGTATTCTTTCCATTTTGTCAAGAGGGGATGCTTATCCCTCAGAAATAATCGCTAGATTAAAAGAAGCTAAATTAATTGTGGTTGAAGGAACCTTATATCCCCTTTTAACAAGATTAAAAAACGAAGGTTTACTTTCATACAGATGGGAGGAATCACTTTCAGGGCCACCAAGAAAATATTATGAATTAACTTCAATTGGAGAAGCTTTCCTTGCCAGTTTGAAAGAATCATGGAAAGAACTTGTACAGGCAGTTGAATCAATTTTAAATCAAAAACAAAATGAATAA